A region from the Agrococcus sp. SL85 genome encodes:
- the groES gene encoding co-chaperone GroES — MSVSIKPLEDRIVIRQVEAETTTASGLVIPDTAKEKPQEGEVVAVGPGRFDDNGNRVPVDVAVGDRVLYSKYGGTEVKFGGDELLVLSARDVLAIVER; from the coding sequence GTGTCGGTTTCCATCAAGCCGCTCGAGGACCGCATCGTCATCCGTCAGGTCGAGGCCGAGACGACGACCGCCAGCGGCCTCGTCATCCCTGACACCGCCAAGGAGAAGCCCCAGGAGGGCGAGGTCGTGGCCGTGGGCCCCGGCCGCTTCGACGACAACGGCAACCGCGTCCCCGTCGACGTGGCCGTCGGCGACCGCGTGCTCTACTCGAAGTACGGCGGCACCGAGGTGAAGTTCGGCGGCGACGAGCTCCTCGTCCTCTCGGCGCGCGACGTGCTCGCGATCGTCGAGCGCTGA
- the rarD gene encoding EamA family transporter RarD, with protein sequence MGEPDRTRAGIGYALFAYAFWGVVPIYVQLMRGIDGFELIGWRLLASVVVAVALVTITRGWARLAAVVRGRRDLGLLSLAGLTVLANWTAFVVGILSDRVLETSLGYFLNPLVSVVLAVLFLGERLRPLQWAAVAVGAVGVLVMVVAYGEVPWVGLTVAVSFGCYGLIKKRLSGEVDALSGFTVETVAALPAALVMMGVAIALGGVTLGANGAVGVWATAGFGLVTAVPLLAFAAAARRVSLTALAFTQYLAPTISFLFGAFVMHEPMPLARWIGFGLVWASLVLVSVDLLGRRARRSRPEPAPA encoded by the coding sequence ATGGGGGAGCCGGATCGGACCCGGGCCGGGATCGGCTACGCGCTCTTCGCCTACGCCTTCTGGGGCGTCGTGCCGATCTACGTGCAGCTCATGCGCGGCATCGACGGCTTCGAGCTCATCGGCTGGCGGCTCCTCGCCTCCGTCGTCGTCGCCGTCGCGCTCGTCACGATCACCCGGGGCTGGGCCCGGCTCGCCGCCGTCGTGCGCGGCCGCCGCGACCTGGGCCTCCTGTCCCTCGCGGGCCTCACCGTGCTCGCCAACTGGACGGCCTTCGTGGTCGGCATCCTGAGCGACAGGGTGCTCGAGACGAGCCTCGGCTACTTCCTCAACCCGCTCGTGAGCGTCGTGCTCGCCGTGCTGTTCCTCGGCGAGCGGCTCCGGCCGCTGCAGTGGGCCGCGGTCGCCGTCGGCGCGGTGGGCGTGCTCGTCATGGTCGTCGCGTACGGCGAGGTGCCGTGGGTCGGCCTCACGGTCGCGGTCTCGTTCGGCTGCTACGGCCTCATCAAGAAGCGCCTCTCGGGCGAGGTCGATGCGCTCTCGGGCTTCACGGTCGAGACGGTGGCGGCCCTGCCCGCCGCGCTCGTCATGATGGGCGTCGCCATCGCCCTCGGCGGCGTCACGCTCGGCGCCAACGGCGCGGTCGGCGTCTGGGCGACGGCCGGCTTCGGCCTCGTCACCGCGGTGCCGCTGCTCGCCTTCGCGGCGGCGGCGCGCCGCGTCTCGCTCACGGCGCTCGCCTTCACCCAGTACCTCGCACCGACCATCTCGTTCCTGTTCGGGGCCTTCGTCATGCACGAGCCGATGCCGCTCGCGCGCTGGATCGGCTTCGGGCTCGTCTGGGCCTCGCTCGTGCTCGTCTCGGTCGACCTCCTGGGCAGGCGCGCGCGGCGCTCGCGGCCGGAGCCCGCCCCGGCCTGA
- the tsaB gene encoding tRNA (adenosine(37)-N6)-threonylcarbamoyltransferase complex dimerization subunit type 1 TsaB encodes MILAVDTALGTSVAVLDGEEVVFVEHAHEGRRHAELLGPMLERALEGRRERIRLVVAGMGPGAFTGLRVGIVAARAVALGLGVECRGIASHLGVAEGPAQVTTDVRRRERAWSVVEGAVVLDGPHLAPADAVPVAREGWSASTRTRSMRRCSRARPRAAPRRSRRRCTCARPTPCPPRAPSA; translated from the coding sequence TGGACGGCGAGGAGGTCGTCTTCGTCGAGCACGCCCACGAGGGGCGGCGCCACGCCGAGCTGCTCGGACCGATGCTCGAGCGCGCGCTCGAGGGCCGCCGCGAGCGCATCCGGCTCGTCGTCGCCGGCATGGGGCCCGGCGCCTTCACGGGCCTCCGCGTCGGCATCGTCGCGGCGCGCGCGGTCGCGCTCGGCCTCGGCGTCGAGTGCCGCGGCATCGCGAGCCACCTCGGCGTCGCCGAAGGGCCGGCCCAGGTGACGACCGACGTGCGCCGCCGCGAGCGCGCCTGGAGCGTCGTCGAGGGCGCCGTCGTGCTCGACGGGCCGCACCTCGCGCCCGCCGACGCCGTGCCCGTCGCGCGCGAGGGGTGGAGCGCATCGACGCGGACGCGATCGATGCGGCGCTGCTCGCGCGCGCGGCCGCGCGCGGCGCCGCGCCGGTCGCGCAGGCGCTGTACCTGCGCGAGGCCGACGCCGTGCCCTCCGCGGGCCCCAAGCGCGTGA
- a CDS encoding AI-2E family transporter — MGLFTRRPSARDEAVARPRGSLWSDGFGRFATRSLQAIVVVVAVAAVVFAMTQLSVVIIPVVIALILASAFEPAMRWMRSRGVPSLLATVLALLGILVVLGGVVWLIVSAVRSQFGELAEQATAGFDRVLEWVSTLPFAPTDEQIQQARDAIVDFLTSSQFGSGAIAGVSAAASFITGLLLMVVVLFFFLKDGPRIWAFLLRPFEGAAYERGTRIGRRTVDTLGGYVRGTATVALVDAVGIGAVLAVFQVPLALPLAVLVFLLAFIPIVGATLAGALATLVALVATDPIVALIVLGAVIAVNQLEGNFLQPIVMGRTLRLHELVVLIALTIGTVLGGIVGAVLSVPIAAVAWGIVQVWDGDDLPARPFRRKRPEPA, encoded by the coding sequence ATGGGGCTGTTCACGAGGAGGCCGTCGGCACGCGACGAGGCCGTCGCCCGGCCCAGGGGCTCGCTGTGGTCGGACGGCTTCGGCCGCTTCGCGACGCGGTCGCTGCAGGCCATCGTGGTGGTCGTCGCCGTCGCCGCGGTCGTCTTCGCGATGACGCAGCTGTCGGTCGTCATCATCCCGGTCGTGATCGCGCTCATCCTCGCCTCGGCCTTCGAGCCCGCGATGCGCTGGATGCGATCGCGCGGCGTGCCGAGCCTGCTCGCGACCGTGCTCGCGCTCCTCGGGATCCTGGTGGTGCTCGGCGGCGTCGTGTGGCTCATCGTGAGCGCCGTGCGCTCGCAGTTCGGCGAGCTCGCGGAGCAGGCGACCGCGGGCTTCGACCGCGTGCTCGAGTGGGTCTCGACGCTGCCCTTCGCGCCGACCGACGAGCAGATCCAGCAGGCGCGCGACGCGATCGTCGACTTCCTCACGAGCTCGCAGTTCGGATCCGGCGCGATCGCGGGCGTGAGCGCGGCCGCGTCCTTCATCACCGGCCTGCTGCTGATGGTCGTCGTGCTCTTCTTCTTCCTCAAGGACGGCCCCCGGATCTGGGCGTTCCTGCTGCGGCCGTTCGAGGGCGCGGCGTACGAGCGCGGCACGCGCATCGGCCGCCGCACGGTCGACACGCTCGGCGGCTACGTGCGCGGCACGGCGACCGTCGCGCTCGTCGACGCCGTCGGCATCGGCGCGGTCCTCGCCGTCTTCCAGGTGCCGCTCGCGCTCCCGCTCGCGGTGCTCGTCTTCCTGCTCGCCTTCATCCCGATCGTCGGCGCGACCCTCGCGGGCGCGCTCGCGACCCTCGTCGCGCTCGTCGCGACCGATCCGATCGTCGCCCTCATCGTGCTCGGTGCCGTGATCGCGGTGAACCAGCTGGAGGGCAACTTCCTGCAGCCCATCGTCATGGGGCGCACGCTGCGCCTCCACGAGCTCGTCGTGCTCATCGCCCTGACGATCGGCACGGTGCTCGGAGGCATCGTGGGCGCTGTGCTCTCGGTGCCGATCGCCGCGGTCGCCTGGGGCATCGTGCAGGTGTGGGACGGTGACGACCTCCCCGCGCGCCCCTTCCGCCGCAAGCGCCCCGAGCCGGCGTAG
- the rimI gene encoding ribosomal protein S18-alanine N-acetyltransferase: MRIRTADRADLDDIMRIEQASFGPSAWERSTMAQEVASEWGRYVVAVDEHDRTLGYAGLRAVGVEGDVQTIAVADEARGRGVGRAILEELLAEAARRGVRELFLDVRIDNDVARRLYESVGFREIGIRPRYYQPEDVDAVVMKREAR; the protein is encoded by the coding sequence ATGAGGATCCGCACCGCCGACCGGGCCGACCTCGACGACATCATGCGCATCGAGCAGGCCTCCTTCGGCCCGAGCGCCTGGGAGCGCTCGACCATGGCGCAGGAGGTCGCGAGCGAGTGGGGGCGCTACGTCGTCGCCGTCGACGAGCACGACCGCACCCTCGGCTACGCGGGCCTGCGGGCCGTGGGCGTCGAGGGCGACGTGCAGACCATCGCCGTCGCCGACGAGGCGCGCGGCCGGGGCGTGGGGCGCGCGATCCTCGAGGAGCTGCTGGCCGAGGCCGCCCGCCGGGGCGTGCGCGAGCTCTTCCTCGACGTGCGCATCGACAACGACGTGGCGCGGCGCCTCTACGAGTCGGTCGGCTTCCGCGAGATCGGCATCCGGCCGCGCTACTACCAGCCGGAGGACGTGGACGCCGTGGTGATGAAGCGGGAGGCGCGATGA
- a CDS encoding DUF4190 domain-containing protein encodes MSATWQPGEHQGGQQAAPSAPPAWQPAPSWAPQAGAPTPPVPQHAPQAAAWSSPTHPGPRTDLLALLAILAAVAGVTVLPVLGSVGALVLGPMGLARIRRSGDDGRLLAVWGIVLGAATLVATIAMVVIAITSFASAIESFAPVLAP; translated from the coding sequence ATGAGCGCGACGTGGCAGCCGGGCGAGCACCAGGGCGGGCAGCAGGCCGCGCCGTCGGCGCCGCCGGCATGGCAGCCCGCGCCCTCGTGGGCGCCGCAGGCGGGCGCCCCGACGCCGCCCGTGCCGCAGCACGCGCCGCAGGCCGCGGCCTGGTCGTCGCCGACGCACCCCGGACCCCGCACCGACCTCCTCGCCCTGCTCGCGATCCTCGCGGCCGTCGCGGGCGTGACGGTGCTGCCCGTGCTCGGCAGCGTGGGCGCGCTGGTGCTCGGGCCGATGGGGCTCGCGCGCATCCGGCGCTCCGGCGACGACGGCCGGCTGCTCGCGGTGTGGGGCATCGTGCTCGGGGCGGCGACGCTCGTCGCGACGATCGCGATGGTCGTGATCGCGATCACGTCGTTCGCCTCGGCGATCGAGTCCTTCGCGCCGGTGCTCGCGCCCTAG
- a CDS encoding class I SAM-dependent methyltransferase encodes MDVDELRLLLSREGLALLDRVEDGLGAGGDVVREVARLRSEGHDPRLVAAVLTQARLRRRAAARFGEFARAMLFTEAGLEQATRLRVAAHHAGRMRDAGIASVADLGCGIGADALAFATLGLEVTAVERDEATAAVAAYNLAAWRARVVHGDALETPVDAEALWFDPARRDGATRLSDPADWSPSLEAVFARAAERPAGVKLAPGIDRALLPAGAEHQWVTDAGETVEAVVWTGALARPGVARSALVLGDQGAAELAGEPQHPEQGPLGTWLYEPAGAVIRAELIGALAERLGAHGISEGIAYLSGDEHVATPLAQAFRVLETMPLDERRIAQRLRELGIGELEIKKRGADLDPAALRKRLKLRGEGRATLIATRVGGRHRAILAERP; translated from the coding sequence ATGGACGTCGACGAGCTGCGCCTGCTGCTGAGCCGCGAGGGCCTCGCGCTCCTGGACCGGGTCGAGGACGGCCTCGGCGCCGGCGGCGACGTCGTGCGCGAGGTCGCGCGGCTGCGCTCCGAGGGCCACGACCCCCGCCTCGTGGCGGCGGTGCTCACCCAGGCCCGGCTGCGCCGACGAGCCGCGGCGCGCTTCGGCGAGTTCGCGCGCGCGATGCTCTTCACGGAGGCCGGGCTCGAGCAGGCCACGCGACTGCGCGTCGCCGCGCACCACGCCGGGCGCATGCGCGACGCGGGGATCGCCTCCGTCGCCGACCTCGGCTGCGGCATCGGCGCCGACGCCCTCGCCTTCGCGACGCTCGGCCTCGAGGTGACGGCCGTCGAGCGCGACGAGGCGACGGCCGCGGTCGCCGCGTACAACCTCGCAGCATGGCGGGCGCGCGTCGTGCACGGCGACGCGCTGGAGACCCCCGTCGACGCGGAGGCCCTCTGGTTCGATCCGGCCCGTCGCGACGGCGCGACCCGGCTCTCCGACCCCGCCGACTGGTCGCCCTCGCTCGAGGCCGTCTTCGCGCGCGCCGCCGAGCGGCCCGCGGGCGTGAAGCTCGCGCCGGGCATCGATCGGGCGCTGCTGCCCGCGGGCGCCGAGCACCAGTGGGTCACCGACGCCGGCGAGACCGTGGAGGCCGTGGTGTGGACGGGCGCGCTCGCGCGCCCCGGCGTCGCTCGCAGCGCGCTCGTGCTCGGCGACCAGGGCGCCGCGGAGCTCGCGGGCGAGCCGCAGCACCCCGAGCAGGGGCCGCTCGGCACGTGGCTCTACGAACCCGCGGGCGCCGTGATCCGCGCCGAGCTCATCGGCGCGCTCGCCGAGCGGCTCGGCGCGCACGGCATCAGCGAGGGCATCGCCTACCTCAGCGGCGACGAGCACGTGGCGACGCCGCTCGCGCAGGCCTTCCGGGTGCTCGAGACGATGCCGCTCGACGAGCGGCGGATCGCGCAGCGACTGCGCGAGCTCGGCATCGGCGAGCTCGAGATCAAGAAGCGCGGCGCCGACCTCGACCCCGCGGCCCTGCGCAAGCGGCTCAAGCTGCGCGGCGAGGGGCGGGCGACCCTCATCGCCACCCGCGTCGGCGGCCGCCACCGCGCGATCCTCGCCGAGCGCCCCTAG
- the tsaD gene encoding tRNA (adenosine(37)-N6)-threonylcarbamoyltransferase complex transferase subunit TsaD, translated as MSRPPVVLGIETSCDETGVGIVRGTELLANRIASSMGLHARFGGVVPEIAARAHLEAMEPTIRQALDDAGLGLDDLDAIAVTAGPGLAGALMVGIGAAKGLATARALPLYGVNHLVGHVAADVLSGEPLALPTIALLVSGGHTSLLLVRDLAGDVELLGETIDDAAGEAFDKTARLLGLAYPGGPSIDAAAVGGDPTAIRLPRGLTAPKDRERHRFDFSFSGLKTAVARHVERAEAAGEPLATADVAASFREAVVDVLVAKALDACAEHGIPRLLLGGGVVANRRLREVAAERCAAAGVLLRIPPLELCTDNGAMIAAVGAMLVARGDAPSELGFAAESTLDASVVQVVR; from the coding sequence ATGAGCAGGCCGCCGGTGGTGCTCGGCATCGAGACGAGCTGCGACGAGACGGGCGTGGGCATCGTGCGGGGCACCGAGCTGCTCGCGAACCGCATCGCCTCGTCGATGGGCCTGCACGCGCGCTTCGGCGGCGTCGTGCCCGAGATCGCCGCGCGCGCCCACCTCGAGGCGATGGAGCCGACGATCCGGCAGGCGCTCGACGACGCGGGCCTCGGCCTCGACGACCTCGACGCGATCGCCGTCACCGCGGGCCCCGGCCTCGCGGGCGCGCTCATGGTCGGCATCGGCGCGGCCAAGGGGCTCGCGACCGCCCGCGCGCTGCCGCTCTACGGCGTCAACCACCTCGTCGGCCACGTCGCCGCCGACGTGCTCTCGGGCGAGCCGCTCGCGCTGCCGACGATCGCGCTGCTCGTGTCGGGCGGGCACACCTCGCTGCTGCTCGTGCGCGACCTCGCGGGCGACGTCGAGCTGCTCGGCGAGACGATCGACGACGCCGCGGGCGAGGCCTTCGACAAGACCGCCAGGCTCCTGGGCCTCGCGTACCCGGGCGGGCCGTCGATCGACGCGGCGGCCGTCGGCGGCGACCCGACCGCGATCCGGCTGCCGCGCGGCCTCACCGCGCCGAAGGACCGCGAGCGGCACCGCTTCGACTTCTCGTTCTCGGGCCTGAAGACCGCCGTCGCCCGCCACGTCGAGCGCGCCGAGGCGGCAGGGGAGCCGCTCGCGACGGCCGACGTGGCGGCGAGCTTCCGCGAGGCCGTCGTCGACGTGCTCGTGGCGAAGGCGCTCGACGCGTGCGCCGAGCACGGCATCCCGCGCCTGCTCCTCGGCGGCGGCGTCGTCGCCAACCGGAGGCTGCGCGAGGTCGCGGCCGAGCGCTGCGCGGCCGCCGGGGTGCTGCTGCGCATCCCGCCGCTCGAGCTCTGCACCGACAACGGCGCGATGATCGCCGCGGTCGGCGCGATGCTCGTCGCCCGCGGCGACGCCCCGAGCGAGCTCGGCTTCGCGGCGGAGTCCACGCTCGACGCGAGCGTGGTGCAGGTCGTCCGCTGA